A DNA window from Xyrauchen texanus isolate HMW12.3.18 chromosome 6, RBS_HiC_50CHRs, whole genome shotgun sequence contains the following coding sequences:
- the LOC127644611 gene encoding complement C1q-like protein 3 yields MLGVVMVLVLVILIPVLVSAAGPDSRHEMLGACRMVCDPYGTKSPSSATAEYPRDNRLVQSPPTFIRGTKGESGRSGRIGPRGQPGPPGPPGPPGVIGEPGPPGPPGITGVISAATYSTIPKIAFYAGLKRQHEGYEVLKFDDVVTNLGNHYDPSTGKFTCSIPGIYFFVYHVLMRGGDGTSMWADLCKNNQVRASAIAQDADQNYDYASNSVILHLEPGDEIYIKLDGGKAHGGNNNKYSTFSGFVVYAD; encoded by the exons ATGCTGGGAGTTGTCATGGTGCTGGTGCTGGTCATTCTCATCCCGGTTCTGGTCAGCGCGGCAGGACCTGATTCGCGCCACGAGATGCTCGGCGCGTGTCGGATGGTGTGCGATCCATACGGAACCAAGTCTCCATCCTCAGCAACGGCGGAATATCCGCGCGATAACCGCTTAGTTCAGTCCCCACCGACTTTCATACGCGGTACGAAAGGTGAGTCAGGGCGCTCGGGGAGGATTGGCCCGAGGGGTCAGCCGGGTCCGCCCGGACCTCCCGGTCCACCAGGGGTCATTGGAGAGCCAGGACCACCCGGTCCGCCCGGCATCACCGGTGTCATAAGCGCGGCGACGTACAGCACCATTCCCAAAATCGCCTTTTACGCAGGACTCAAGAGGCAACACGAGGGCTACGAGGTGCTCAAGTTTGATGATGTGGTCACCAACCTGGGCAACCACTATGACCCCTCGACCGGTAAATTCACCTGCTCCATCCCGGGGATCTACTTCTTCGTGTATCACGTGTTAATGAGAGGAGGTGATGGGACCAGCATGTGGGCTGATCTGTGTAAGAATAACCAG GTGCGTGCAAGTGCAATAGCACAGGATGCGGATCAGAACTATGACTACGCCAGCAACAGCGTGATATTACACCTGGAGCCTGGCGATGAGATCTACATTAAACTAGATGGGGGCAAAGCGCACGGGggaaacaacaacaaatacagCACGTTTTCAGGCTTCGTGGTCTACGCCGATTAA